Proteins encoded in a region of the Nitrospira sp. genome:
- the urtE gene encoding urea ABC transporter ATP-binding subunit UrtE has product MLRLDNINAYYGESHILRNVSLEAEAGQVLCLMGRNGVGKTTTLKAITGLLAPRSGRVMLEGQDVTSLTPDQRVKCGLAYVPQGREILPHLTVRENLRLGFWARAPRSNGSTESLAFEEVFALFPKLTQIIERAGGVLSGGEQQQVAIARALLSKPKVLLLDEPTEGIQPNIVDLIEEVILGFKTQRLFTIVLVEQGLQMAARLADAYVIMAKGAVVASGKTSELSEAQVKQHLVI; this is encoded by the coding sequence ATGCTACGGCTCGATAACATCAACGCCTATTACGGCGAAAGCCACATTCTGCGCAACGTCTCACTGGAAGCTGAGGCGGGGCAGGTGCTGTGCCTCATGGGCCGGAACGGCGTGGGCAAGACAACGACGCTCAAAGCCATCACGGGCCTGCTCGCACCCCGCTCGGGCCGCGTGATGCTGGAGGGGCAGGATGTAACAAGCCTGACGCCGGACCAGCGGGTCAAGTGCGGGCTGGCCTATGTCCCGCAGGGCCGTGAGATTCTGCCGCATTTGACGGTACGGGAAAATCTTCGGTTGGGATTCTGGGCGCGGGCGCCCAGATCGAACGGCAGCACGGAATCGCTGGCCTTCGAGGAAGTCTTTGCACTGTTTCCAAAGCTCACGCAAATCATCGAGCGGGCAGGGGGCGTGCTGAGCGGCGGTGAGCAGCAGCAAGTGGCCATCGCCCGCGCGCTGCTGTCCAAGCCAAAAGTTTTGCTACTCGATGAGCCGACCGAGGGCATCCAGCCTAACATCGTGGATCTCATTGAGGAGGTCATTCTCGGCTTCAAGACCCAGCGCCTCTTCACGATCGTGCTGGTCGAGCAGGGCCTGCAGATGGCCGCGCGGCTTGCTGACGCCTACGTGATTATGGCAAAAGGGGCGGTGGTGGCTTCCGGAAAGACGTCCGAACTGAGCGAAGCGCAAGTCAAGCAACATCTGGTCATCTAG
- a CDS encoding urease subunit beta — MAKKAVQSRGKASRKVPVASRPTGSLQPANVIPGEVILGTDDVVALEGRPTVEVTVANTGDRPIQVGSHCHFFEVNRALRFKREQAFGFRLQVPAGTAVRFEPGEEKRVTLVAFGGNRIAYGINGLTGGKLDDPHVRAKALAQAAARGFMGTGKA; from the coding sequence ATGGCGAAGAAGGCAGTCCAGAGTCGTGGCAAGGCTTCAAGGAAAGTTCCGGTAGCAAGCCGACCGACAGGCTCTCTCCAGCCGGCTAATGTGATTCCAGGTGAGGTGATTCTTGGCACGGACGATGTCGTAGCGCTGGAGGGGCGACCGACGGTCGAGGTGACCGTGGCCAACACCGGCGACCGGCCCATTCAGGTTGGTTCGCACTGCCACTTCTTCGAAGTCAACCGCGCGCTACGGTTCAAGCGCGAGCAAGCCTTCGGGTTCCGACTCCAAGTCCCGGCCGGCACGGCGGTGCGGTTTGAGCCCGGGGAGGAAAAGCGTGTGACGCTCGTGGCTTTTGGCGGCAATCGTATCGCGTATGGCATCAATGGACTGACCGGCGGCAAGCTGGACGATCCGCACGTGCGCGCGAAGGCGTTGGCGCAGGCGGCCGCACGCGGATTTATGGGAACGGGTAAGGCGTAG
- the ureC gene encoding urease subunit alpha: MKIPRRQYADLYGPTVGDRIRLADTQLLIEIERDLTVPGEEAKFGGGKVIRDGMGQSPTVTRKSGGLDTVITNAIILDYWGIVKADIGIRDGRIVGIGKAGNPDLMPGVTKGMEISVGTEVISAEGKIVTAGGIDTHIHFICPQIIHEGLASGLTTLIGGGTGPATGTNATTCTPGPWNIYRMLEAADGFPVNLGFFGKGNSSLPEGLNEQIEAGAIGLKLHEDWGTTPAAISTCLDVAEHYDVQVAIHTDTINEAGFVEDTIKAMAGRTIHSFHTEGAGGGHAPDIIKVCGEPNVLPSSTNPTMPFTVNTMDEHLDMLMVCHHLNPRVPEDIAFAESRIRRETIAAEDILHDMGAISIMSSDSQAMGRVGEVILRTWQTAHKMKVQRGALAQDGKNGGKHHDNFRAKRYVAKYTINPAIAHGIAHEVGSVETGKLADLVIWRAAFFGVKPEMVIKGGFPMSAAMGDPNASIPTPQPVITRPMFGSFGRALYSTSVTFVSSVALDREVPKTLGLQKRLSAVKKCRGIGKRDLKLNDALPRIDVDPETYVVKADGHILQCEPLAVLPMAQRYFLF, translated from the coding sequence ATGAAAATCCCACGACGCCAATATGCGGATTTGTACGGCCCGACAGTCGGCGACCGTATCCGGCTGGCTGATACGCAGCTGCTCATCGAGATTGAGCGTGACCTGACCGTTCCTGGTGAGGAGGCCAAGTTCGGCGGCGGTAAAGTCATCCGCGACGGGATGGGGCAGTCGCCGACCGTGACGAGGAAGAGTGGCGGGCTGGATACCGTCATCACCAACGCGATCATCCTGGATTATTGGGGCATTGTGAAGGCAGACATCGGCATTCGCGACGGCCGTATCGTTGGCATCGGCAAGGCGGGTAATCCCGATCTGATGCCGGGCGTGACGAAGGGGATGGAGATCAGCGTCGGGACGGAAGTCATTTCAGCTGAAGGGAAGATCGTCACCGCGGGTGGTATCGACACGCACATCCATTTCATCTGTCCGCAAATCATTCACGAGGGACTGGCCAGCGGGCTGACGACGCTGATCGGCGGCGGCACAGGGCCTGCGACCGGCACCAACGCCACGACCTGCACGCCGGGTCCTTGGAACATCTACCGCATGCTGGAGGCAGCGGACGGATTCCCGGTCAATCTCGGTTTTTTCGGCAAGGGCAATTCGTCGCTGCCTGAGGGATTGAACGAGCAGATCGAGGCGGGGGCGATCGGGTTGAAGCTGCACGAGGATTGGGGGACGACGCCGGCGGCGATCTCGACCTGCCTCGATGTGGCTGAACACTACGACGTGCAGGTAGCAATCCACACGGACACGATCAACGAGGCCGGCTTCGTCGAGGATACGATTAAAGCCATGGCCGGGCGCACAATCCATTCCTTCCACACGGAAGGCGCGGGCGGCGGCCATGCGCCGGACATCATTAAAGTCTGCGGCGAGCCAAACGTTCTGCCGTCCTCGACCAATCCGACGATGCCGTTTACGGTCAATACAATGGATGAGCATCTCGACATGCTCATGGTCTGCCACCATCTGAATCCGCGTGTGCCGGAGGATATCGCCTTCGCCGAGTCGCGTATCCGGCGCGAGACGATCGCCGCTGAGGACATCCTGCACGACATGGGGGCGATCAGCATCATGTCGTCGGATTCACAAGCGATGGGGCGCGTGGGCGAGGTGATCCTTCGTACCTGGCAGACGGCGCACAAGATGAAGGTGCAGCGCGGGGCACTCGCGCAAGACGGCAAGAACGGCGGCAAACACCACGATAACTTCCGCGCCAAGCGCTACGTGGCTAAGTACACGATCAATCCGGCGATCGCGCACGGTATCGCGCATGAAGTCGGCTCGGTAGAGACTGGCAAACTAGCTGACCTTGTGATTTGGCGCGCAGCCTTCTTCGGCGTGAAGCCCGAGATGGTCATCAAGGGCGGCTTCCCCATGTCGGCTGCGATGGGCGATCCGAACGCGTCCATTCCAACGCCGCAGCCCGTCATCACGAGACCTATGTTTGGCAGCTTCGGCCGCGCCCTCTACAGTACTAGTGTCACGTTCGTTTCGAGCGTGGCACTCGACCGCGAGGTACCCAAGACGCTGGGATTGCAGAAGCGTCTCTCGGCCGTGAAGAAGTGCCGTGGCATCGGCAAGCGCGATCTCAAGTTGAATGACGCGCTGCCGCGCATCGACGTGGACCCGGAAACCTATGTCGTAAAGGCAGACGGGCACATCTTACAGTGCGAGCCGCTCGCTGTATTGCCCATGGCACAACGGTATTTCCTCTTTTAG
- the ureG gene encoding urease accessory protein UreG → MHRGDEHFMGSGKTMRAREKHIPVIGVGGPVGSGKTALVEALCRKLRDKYSLAVVTNDIFTKEDAEFLTRRGALPQDRILGVETGGCPHTAIREDASHNQEALDELLKRHPDVELMFVESGGDNLAATFSPELADKVIYVIDVAAGDKIPRKGGPGITRSDLLVINKIDLALHVGADLSVMDRDSKKMRGALPFIFTNLHSSEGLDSVVEWVEQLVRSYAHHHA, encoded by the coding sequence ATGCATCGCGGCGACGAGCATTTTATGGGCAGCGGGAAAACAATGCGGGCACGGGAAAAGCATATTCCGGTCATTGGCGTGGGTGGGCCGGTCGGCTCCGGAAAAACAGCCTTGGTGGAGGCGCTCTGCCGGAAGCTGCGTGACAAGTACAGCCTTGCCGTTGTGACGAACGATATCTTTACGAAAGAAGATGCGGAATTTCTGACGCGCCGGGGCGCGTTGCCCCAAGACCGGATCCTTGGTGTTGAAACCGGCGGCTGCCCTCATACGGCAATACGCGAAGACGCGTCGCACAATCAGGAGGCGCTCGACGAGCTGCTTAAGCGCCATCCGGACGTCGAGCTGATGTTCGTCGAAAGCGGCGGGGACAATCTAGCCGCGACCTTTAGCCCCGAACTGGCTGACAAGGTTATCTATGTGATTGACGTGGCGGCGGGCGACAAGATTCCCCGCAAGGGGGGGCCCGGCATCACGCGTTCCGACCTGTTGGTGATCAACAAGATCGATCTGGCTCTGCATGTGGGCGCTGATTTGTCCGTGATGGACCGCGACAGCAAAAAGATGCGCGGGGCGCTCCCGTTCATTTTCACGAACTTGCACAGTAGTGAAGGGTTGGACAGCGTGGTGGAATGGGTTGAGCAACTCGTGAGGAGCTACGCGCACCACCATGCTTGA
- the mtaB gene encoding tRNA (N(6)-L-threonylcarbamoyladenosine(37)-C(2))-methylthiotransferase MtaB, translating to MQNGRPRASLHTLGCRLNQSETALLADRLQTNGYEIVDYGQPTDLLVLNTCTVTDEAERMCRYEIRKTLRHSPQAFVAVTGCYAQTGVESLRHLSGVDLILGNQYKMSLPAYLPAPSALAKQPAPTLLHTKRLDCEDFSIDGVGGSAATRANLKIQDGCNFMCSFCLIPFARGHERSRVWDNTIREAEALVSRGHRELVLTGVNIGQYKPAGRSLLDLIKQMESLEGLDRIRISSIEPTTVSDDLLEHMAVSSKLCRHLHLPLQSGSDEVLLNMNRRYTVQDYAAFVTKAFHLMPDLCLGTDILVGFPGENDAHFANTLTTVTDLPFSYLHVFAYSERPGTAAARMADRVPSATRRRRNKTLAELSRAKRLAFYQRHVGQTVGVLFESQDDQGRWTGFTNNYVRVGVTSNDDLTNALRPVTIEGAMDGLAVGRLT from the coding sequence ATGCAGAACGGACGTCCCCGGGCCTCGCTACACACACTCGGCTGCCGGCTCAACCAGTCGGAAACGGCGCTGCTCGCCGACCGCCTGCAAACAAACGGCTATGAGATTGTGGACTATGGCCAGCCGACCGATTTGCTGGTACTTAACACCTGCACGGTGACCGACGAAGCGGAACGGATGTGCCGTTATGAAATCCGCAAGACCCTACGCCATTCGCCCCAGGCCTTCGTCGCCGTGACTGGCTGCTACGCACAGACCGGCGTCGAATCGCTTCGGCACTTGTCCGGCGTGGATCTCATTCTCGGCAACCAATATAAGATGTCACTCCCGGCCTACCTACCCGCTCCGTCGGCGTTGGCCAAGCAGCCCGCGCCGACTCTGCTCCACACCAAAAGGCTGGACTGCGAGGATTTTTCAATTGATGGCGTCGGGGGCTCCGCTGCCACGCGCGCCAATCTGAAAATTCAGGACGGCTGCAACTTCATGTGCTCTTTCTGCCTTATCCCCTTCGCCCGCGGGCATGAACGCAGCCGCGTGTGGGACAACACAATTCGCGAAGCGGAGGCACTGGTCTCGCGCGGCCACCGCGAGCTTGTGCTGACCGGCGTTAACATCGGGCAATACAAACCGGCAGGCCGATCGCTGCTCGATCTCATCAAGCAGATGGAATCCCTCGAGGGACTGGACCGTATCCGCATCTCGTCCATCGAACCGACGACGGTCTCGGACGACCTGCTGGAGCACATGGCCGTATCAAGCAAGCTCTGTCGTCACCTCCATCTACCGCTGCAGAGCGGCAGCGACGAAGTCTTACTGAACATGAACCGCCGCTACACGGTGCAGGACTATGCCGCCTTCGTAACGAAGGCCTTTCATCTGATGCCCGATCTCTGTCTCGGCACCGACATACTGGTGGGCTTCCCCGGCGAGAACGATGCACATTTCGCCAATACGCTCACCACCGTGACTGATCTGCCCTTTTCGTATCTGCACGTCTTCGCCTATTCGGAACGGCCAGGCACCGCCGCCGCGCGCATGGCCGATCGAGTGCCGTCGGCCACCAGGCGCCGACGCAATAAAACGCTGGCCGAGCTGTCCCGCGCTAAACGTCTCGCCTTCTATCAGCGTCATGTCGGGCAGACGGTCGGCGTCCTCTTTGAATCGCAGGATGACCAGGGCCGATGGACCGGCTTCACAAACAATTATGTGCGCGTCGGCGTGACATCCAACGATGATCTCACGAATGCGCTGCGCCCGGTAACCATTGAGGGCGCCATGGACGGCCTGGCCGTCGGGAGATTGACATGA
- the miaB gene encoding tRNA (N6-isopentenyl adenosine(37)-C2)-methylthiotransferase MiaB, with product MPLVQIDRAWRVHIETYGCQMNEYDTELVRSLLKAKGFIFTDDRERADIILMNTCAIRENAHSKVYTHLAGLRALKRQRHLVVGVLGCMAQNLKDELTATEPLVDVLAGPDSYRRLPDLLLQAIETQEQGLKQRRLAVDLSEYETYDDILPERTDGVNAWLAVMRGCDNFCSFCVVPYTRGRERSREPQGIVREVEHLVAHGYKQVTLLGQNVNSYRLDNWDFAKLMLAVADVPGIERVRFTSPHPKDFPPALLDAVAGHPKICKHIHLPLQSGNDRILDLMGRAYTRKDYLALVHDIRKRHAEIALTTDIICGFCGETEDEFQDTCRTMQEVGFHAAFVFKYSERKHTIAARKYPDDVPEEIKSDRVTRLVKMQTGIALKKNQELVGTTVVALVEGDAKRSRDQWMGKADNSVTVVWDKKGSRAKPGDLIPLAVSRASVTTLFGNELPV from the coding sequence ATGCCGCTCGTCCAGATTGACCGCGCCTGGCGCGTCCACATTGAAACCTACGGCTGCCAGATGAATGAGTACGACACCGAACTCGTCCGCTCGCTGCTGAAAGCGAAAGGCTTCATCTTTACGGATGACCGCGAACGGGCCGACATCATCCTCATGAACACTTGCGCGATCCGCGAGAACGCGCACTCGAAGGTCTACACTCATCTGGCCGGCCTGCGGGCGCTCAAGCGGCAGCGCCATCTCGTGGTCGGCGTACTGGGCTGCATGGCGCAGAATCTCAAAGACGAACTGACGGCTACGGAACCGCTCGTGGACGTACTGGCCGGCCCCGATTCCTATCGCCGCCTACCCGATCTGCTCTTGCAGGCGATCGAGACCCAGGAGCAGGGCCTCAAACAGCGCCGCCTAGCCGTGGACCTGTCAGAGTACGAAACCTATGACGACATTCTGCCCGAGCGTACCGATGGCGTGAACGCCTGGCTGGCCGTTATGCGGGGCTGCGACAACTTCTGCAGCTTCTGCGTCGTCCCCTACACGCGTGGGCGCGAGCGGTCACGCGAGCCGCAGGGCATTGTCCGCGAGGTCGAGCATCTGGTGGCGCACGGGTATAAGCAGGTCACGCTGCTCGGACAAAACGTCAATTCCTACCGGCTCGACAACTGGGACTTTGCCAAACTCATGCTGGCGGTAGCAGACGTACCGGGTATCGAACGCGTCCGCTTTACGTCGCCACATCCCAAGGATTTTCCGCCAGCTCTGCTGGACGCCGTGGCCGGCCATCCGAAAATCTGCAAGCACATTCACTTGCCGCTGCAATCGGGCAACGACCGAATTCTCGATCTCATGGGCCGCGCTTACACGCGGAAAGACTATCTGGCACTGGTGCATGACATCCGGAAAAGGCATGCCGAGATTGCCCTGACGACCGACATCATCTGCGGATTCTGCGGCGAGACCGAGGACGAATTTCAGGACACCTGCCGCACAATGCAAGAGGTCGGCTTCCATGCCGCCTTCGTCTTCAAATATTCCGAACGCAAACATACGATCGCGGCCAGAAAATATCCGGACGACGTGCCGGAGGAGATTAAATCGGACCGCGTGACACGGCTGGTAAAGATGCAGACCGGTATCGCGCTCAAGAAAAATCAAGAACTGGTCGGCACAACGGTCGTGGCCCTGGTGGAAGGCGACGCCAAGCGGTCAAGGGACCAATGGATGGGAAAAGCCGACAACAGCGTGACGGTCGTGTGGGACAAGAAGGGCTCGCGCGCAAAACCCGGCGACCTCATTCCCCTCGCCGTCTCCCGCGCGTCAGTGACGACGTTGTTTGGGAACGAACTCCCCGTCTAA
- a CDS encoding MFS transporter: MLPLGFASGLPLALTAGTLQAWLSDAKVDLSTIGWFGFVGLPYALKFLWAPLMDRFTLPWLGRRRGWMLATQTALIIGVAAMALTDPHDLLPLLGVLALLVAFLSASQDIVFDAYRADLLHLEERGLGAAIWVAGYRIGLLAAGSAALFIAHAYGWPGAYLAMAGLMIVGLTAILVSQEPEAPPLLPATMGEAVWGPLKEFFARPTAVALIGLILLYKLGDAFAASLTTPFLMQGLGFEKTDVGAARGIGLGATILGAVIGGAMMTRWSLPTSLLIFGVGQALSNLAFVVLALAGPRYDLLMVSVVIESLTGGMGTAAFVALVMSLCDHRFTATQFALLTSLESLNRIWLGVPAAKLVAVLDWGAFFFLTVLASLPGLWIVWRLRRQLAA, translated from the coding sequence ATGCTGCCACTGGGGTTTGCCTCCGGCCTGCCACTGGCATTGACGGCCGGGACGCTGCAAGCCTGGCTTTCGGATGCCAAGGTAGATCTCTCCACGATCGGCTGGTTTGGATTCGTCGGGCTGCCCTACGCGCTGAAATTTCTCTGGGCGCCGCTGATGGACCGGTTCACGCTGCCGTGGCTGGGACGGCGGCGAGGCTGGATGCTAGCGACACAGACGGCGCTCATTATCGGCGTGGCGGCGATGGCGCTGACGGATCCGCACGACCTGCTGCCGCTGTTGGGTGTTCTTGCCCTGCTCGTAGCTTTTCTTTCTGCATCGCAGGATATCGTGTTCGACGCCTATCGGGCAGATCTGCTGCATTTGGAGGAACGGGGGCTCGGGGCGGCGATCTGGGTAGCTGGTTATCGCATTGGGCTGTTAGCGGCGGGATCAGCCGCGCTCTTCATCGCGCATGCGTATGGGTGGCCGGGGGCCTATCTCGCGATGGCCGGTTTGATGATCGTCGGCCTCACAGCCATTCTCGTTTCTCAGGAGCCGGAGGCGCCGCCTTTGCTGCCGGCCACGATGGGCGAGGCCGTGTGGGGACCGCTGAAAGAATTCTTTGCCCGGCCGACCGCAGTCGCACTCATCGGGCTGATCCTGCTCTACAAGCTCGGCGACGCGTTTGCTGCCTCGTTAACCACACCGTTTCTGATGCAAGGCTTGGGTTTTGAGAAGACCGACGTGGGAGCGGCGCGTGGAATCGGTCTGGGCGCGACTATTCTGGGTGCCGTGATCGGCGGAGCAATGATGACACGGTGGAGTTTACCGACGTCGCTGTTGATCTTCGGCGTCGGACAGGCCCTGTCCAATCTGGCATTTGTGGTGCTAGCGCTGGCCGGACCGCGCTACGATCTGCTGATGGTTTCGGTCGTGATCGAGAGCCTGACCGGAGGGATGGGCACGGCCGCCTTCGTAGCGCTGGTGATGTCGCTGTGCGACCACCGGTTCACCGCAACGCAATTCGCGCTGCTTACGTCGCTGGAGTCGCTCAACCGTATCTGGCTGGGCGTGCCAGCTGCGAAACTGGTGGCCGTGCTAGATTGGGGCGCCTTTTTCTTCCTGACAGTCCTGGCTTCGTTGCCGGGTCTCTGGATCGTCTGGCGGCTTCGTCGTCAGTTAGCAGCCTGA
- the urtD gene encoding urea ABC transporter ATP-binding protein UrtD, with the protein MTERGSIIYLEGVTVDYDGFKALNCLNFIVNYNELRVVIGPNGAGKTTLLDVICGKTKPVSGRVIFSKDVDLLPLREHEIVGLGIGRKFQAPSIYGNLTVWENLDLSLKRPSKGVIATLVGTSTRAERERIEQTLETIGLTGQAPSRAGSLSHGQKQWLEIGMVILQDPQLIMVDEPVAGMTDKETEQTGVLLQSLSDTHAIIVIEHDMEFVRQIARTVTVLHEGAVICEGPVDKVQSDPKVQEIYLGHHKPQGNHATAR; encoded by the coding sequence GTGACGGAACGCGGCTCCATCATTTATCTTGAGGGGGTGACGGTCGACTATGACGGGTTCAAGGCGCTCAATTGCCTGAACTTCATCGTCAACTATAACGAGCTGCGGGTAGTGATCGGGCCGAATGGCGCCGGCAAGACGACGCTGCTGGACGTGATTTGCGGCAAGACGAAGCCGGTCTCAGGGCGCGTGATTTTTAGCAAGGACGTGGATCTCCTGCCACTGCGCGAGCATGAAATTGTCGGGCTCGGCATCGGCCGGAAATTTCAGGCGCCTTCGATCTACGGCAATCTCACCGTGTGGGAGAATCTTGATCTCTCGCTCAAACGGCCGAGCAAGGGCGTCATTGCCACGCTGGTGGGGACGTCCACGCGGGCTGAGCGCGAACGGATTGAGCAAACGCTCGAAACCATCGGTCTCACGGGGCAGGCACCGAGCCGTGCAGGGTCGCTCTCGCACGGCCAGAAGCAGTGGCTCGAAATCGGTATGGTCATTTTGCAGGACCCGCAACTGATCATGGTGGATGAGCCGGTAGCCGGCATGACGGACAAGGAGACGGAGCAGACGGGTGTGCTGCTCCAGTCTCTCTCGGACACGCATGCGATCATTGTGATCGAACACGATATGGAATTTGTCCGGCAGATCGCACGGACCGTCACGGTCCTGCACGAGGGAGCGGTCATCTGTGAGGGGCCGGTGGACAAGGTGCAGTCCGACCCGAAGGTGCAGGAAATTTATCTCGGGCACCACAAGCCGCAGGGGAACCATGCTACGGCTCGATAA
- the urtC gene encoding urea ABC transporter permease subunit UrtC, producing the protein MLTLGPGEHEREREGLFFWLAGFVLLVGLPLLNVLPETDSWLHVSDFALNRFGKFLCFAILAIGLDLIWGYTGILSLGHGVFFGLGAYAIGMHLMLTIGSESVYGSALPDFMVWNQVKELPLFWKPFYSFPVAVIAAVLVPTVVAFVFGLLAFRSRIKGVYFAIITQALALCAWLVFNRNETNLGGTNGLTDFKQLLGFRLSEPGTQRALYILTVLCLGTAYLLCRWIVQSRTGRVLIAVRDSEQRVLFSGYSPANYKLFVFVVSAALAGLAGALYAPQVGIITPAQLGVLPSLEMVIWVAVGGRGTLIGAVVGAVGVNWGRSVLTNYFPELWPFVLGGLFVAVVLLVPDGIVGLFSRIKAQWVASGLGIRKAPAASESKNSGGQC; encoded by the coding sequence ATGCTGACGCTTGGTCCAGGAGAGCACGAGCGGGAGCGGGAGGGGCTTTTTTTCTGGCTCGCTGGATTCGTGCTGTTGGTCGGGCTGCCGTTGCTCAACGTCCTGCCCGAGACAGATTCATGGCTGCACGTGTCGGACTTCGCGTTGAACCGATTTGGGAAATTTCTTTGCTTTGCAATTCTCGCCATTGGCCTGGATCTAATCTGGGGCTACACGGGTATCCTGAGTCTGGGGCACGGTGTGTTCTTCGGTCTGGGCGCCTACGCGATCGGCATGCATTTAATGCTGACCATTGGATCCGAAAGCGTCTACGGCAGCGCGCTGCCGGATTTCATGGTGTGGAATCAGGTCAAAGAGCTGCCACTGTTCTGGAAGCCGTTTTATAGTTTTCCCGTAGCGGTCATCGCGGCGGTGCTGGTGCCGACCGTGGTTGCGTTCGTATTTGGGTTGTTGGCATTTCGCAGCCGGATTAAGGGGGTGTATTTCGCAATCATCACGCAGGCGTTGGCGCTTTGTGCCTGGCTGGTGTTCAACCGGAACGAAACGAATCTCGGCGGGACCAACGGCCTGACCGACTTCAAGCAGTTGCTAGGATTTCGGCTGAGCGAGCCGGGCACGCAGCGGGCGCTCTACATCCTCACCGTGCTCTGCCTCGGCACCGCCTACCTGCTGTGCCGCTGGATCGTGCAGTCCAGAACGGGCCGGGTGCTGATTGCGGTCCGCGATAGCGAGCAGCGCGTGCTCTTCTCCGGCTATTCGCCAGCCAACTATAAACTCTTTGTCTTTGTCGTCTCAGCCGCGCTGGCCGGTCTGGCCGGCGCACTCTACGCGCCGCAGGTCGGCATCATTACGCCGGCGCAGCTTGGTGTCCTGCCGTCGCTTGAAATGGTGATCTGGGTGGCGGTCGGCGGGCGCGGCACACTGATTGGCGCGGTGGTGGGCGCCGTCGGCGTCAACTGGGGGCGGAGTGTACTGACGAATTACTTTCCGGAACTGTGGCCCTTTGTGTTGGGTGGACTCTTTGTGGCTGTCGTGTTGCTGGTTCCCGATGGAATTGTCGGGTTGTTCTCACGGATCAAAGCGCAATGGGTCGCGAGCGGGCTGGGGATTCGAAAAGCGCCCGCAGCATCCGAATCGAAGAATTCGGGTGGGCAATGTTGA
- the ureA gene encoding urease subunit gamma, translating into MHLTPREQEKLLIYVAAQLAKDRKARGLKLNYPEAVAYLTAEILEGIRDGRSVADLMSYGATLLSRQDVQSGVPEMLAELQVEGTFPDGTKLVTVHLPIR; encoded by the coding sequence ATGCATCTCACGCCGCGCGAGCAGGAAAAGCTTCTCATTTACGTGGCCGCTCAACTGGCCAAAGATCGCAAGGCCCGCGGGCTCAAATTGAACTATCCAGAAGCCGTGGCCTACCTAACGGCCGAAATTCTCGAAGGTATCCGAGACGGCCGTTCCGTGGCCGATCTCATGAGCTACGGCGCGACACTTCTATCCAGACAAGACGTCCAATCCGGCGTGCCGGAAATGCTAGCCGAATTGCAAGTCGAAGGAACTTTTCCAGACGGCACGAAACTCGTCACGGTCCATCTTCCAATTAGATAA